In Metarhizium brunneum chromosome 3, complete sequence, a genomic segment contains:
- the HET-E1_6 gene encoding Vegetative incompatibility protein HET-E-1 — protein sequence MPQKKETFSVLTPIPGDIPRQLAIDILHAHDEVITLNPLVVHHRPIPAPRTATADEYYNTWYEIEERIQYMPWVGKVGSGKISLIGCFHNMPWGLQTHLYAPMKIDLRNEYRITGNQMGEEPAETRDTLLDSLGAPADGLYLREDIEIQCSIAVVSFVKAQLKAASEEMAQRIVRRAGRLRPDAGVKRYPNTPSGDSEQPGIQYISEGSVSSSPGTDKEAKMAVAPTVALLAPSVEPRTKGPPVAEFQQQQQADAAMSTSQRVWHASYESLEKGSDTAKLVKSYAKILMAVLGDGQHDSAELNDPTRRQDCMKDLVRQGLARVSTSSRIRQGVSDIAEYCLSAKAMVDLAIQNIPQAALPWAGVCIGLQILLNPAKATASNLSGITYVISRMDWYCALTEHLLKKDSINIEDGSITDSACKNVLQQLEVKVVNLYKSLLLYQMRSVCSYYRNRGYSLLRDLVNLDDWDADVKSIQAAEKSLRMDSDQYNKLREKEVLGELAKRAEGMQGLLGDIHQTLQDFVALQKTIRRDDIDAACQKDLRVVDPQHDMERIERSKDGLIDGAYNWIFRTREYTAFTNWYDGSLESSPSRLLWIKGHVGTGKTMLMIGIIRELSCQPAILAPSLSYFFCQGKDTALNNATAVLRSLLWLLILQQPHLGSHLRQRYNESGANLFKDQNAFYALSEVFRNMLQDPGLSPALFAVDGLDECEEGQSDLVQLISASLTLSDKVKWIVTSDPALEIKAPGTACSAVELDAERLDAPVHEYITRKLSKLRTRKGYTDAVMAKVSDQLHERAEDSFLWVALVFKMLDSEYGWNATRVLERTLPGLPNLYGQMMGKMEKDTMDRQCCENVLVATSLAYRPLSLPELGVVAGVEPGIDLPTIVEECGSFLMTRDDKVFIIHQSAKDYVLESFKAGLQSAGDVPGHASIAQRSIEAMSVVLRRNMYDLDYGLKPDDLKPPEPDPLAPIRYSCTFWVDHILSASGLECSRESVLEFLKAHFLHWLEALSLMGRLPDGVLSVRRLLHAAQESGSCCELAAFLEDAEKFVSSYGSIIERAPLQAFGSALVFSPMKSLVRQAHWQERLPFIQTVAGVRNHWDAHRQILEGHGSEVKAVAFSPDDNTIASASSDGTVRLWDAATGTCRRSLSGHCGNVCAVAFSPDSSMVASASSDCSIRLWVAATGACRCALEGHKYWVSSVTFSPDGKTIASASGDHTVRLWDAATGAHQQTLEGHRRSVTAVAFSHDGKLVASASVDRTVRLWNVTTGAYQQTLTGHTRSINAVTFSPDDSIVASASGDCTVRLWDATTGAHKQTLKGHGSWINAVIFSLDGKLIASASHDCTIRLWDATTGVLRETLDGHHRVNGVALSADGKIIASASADGTVRLWDMASLAYRQTPTGHTHCVNAIDFSYDGTMVASASGDCTVRLWDASTGECRQILEGHNGSVNTVAFCPCSKMLASASSDRRVRLWNATTGSCEQILQGHISDIKAIAFSPDGSVAASASDDCTIRLWNVATGAHQQTLDGYSGEVKAIAFSPDGKVIALRLSDGIPWLWDVATGAQWQLIEEGDSAPMALSPDGKISASASDDGSTIRLWDEVAGAHQQVFLGSVEKGRPNHAPCVCGEWITLNGRNLLWLAKDYRPTSVALHDDMIVLGYDTGGLTFLKLNLDLDNG from the exons ATGCCACAAAAAAAGGAGACCTTTTCTGTGCTGACGCCCATCCCGGGCGACATACCGCGTCAGCTAGCCATCGATATCCTCCACGCGCACGACGAGGTCATCACCCTCAACCCTCTCGTCGTCCATCACCGACCCATCCCTGCGCCGCGTACAGCCACTGCCGACGAGTACTACAACACTTGGTACGAGATTGAGGAGCGTATCCAATATATGCCATGGGTGGGCAAGGTCGGATCTGGCAAGATCTCCTTGATAGGCTGCTTCCATAATATGCCCTGGGGCCTTCAAACACACCTTTACGCACCAATGAAGATCGACCTACGCAATGAATATCGTATCACGGGAAACCAAATGGGCGAGGAACCAGCCGAGACGCGCGATACTCTGCTCGATTCGCTCGGTGCTCCCGCCGACGGGCTCTACCTGCGGGAGGATATCGAGATTCAATGCAGCATAGCCGTCGTCAGCTTCGTCAAGGCACAGCTCAAGGCTGCGAGCGAGGAGATGGCGCAGCGTATTGTCAGGAGGGCAGGTAGGTTGAGACCGGACGCAGGCGTTAAACGCTACCCAAACACGCCTTCTGGAGACTCGGAGCAGCCGGGTATTCAATACATCTCGGAAGGATCAGTATCTTCTTCGCCAGGCACAGACAAGGAAGCCAAGATGGCCGTGGCGCCAACAGTGGCCCTGCTGGCCCCGTCCGTCGAACCTCGAACCAAAGGGCCCCCAGTGGCCGAAttccaacaacaacaacaggcTGACGCCGCTATGTCCACATCCCAAAGAGTCTGGCATGCTTCCTATGAAAGCCTTGAGAAGGGGAGTGACACGGCGAAACTTGTCAAGTCTTATGCCAAGATCCTGATGGCTGTTCTCGGAGATGGCCAGCATGATTCCGCCGAACTGAACGATCCCACCAGGCGGCAGGACTGCATGAAGGACTTGGTTCGACAAGGACTGGCGAGGGTTAGCACTTCCTCGCGGATCAGGCAGGGAGTGAGTGATATTGCCGAGTATTGCCTCTCGGCCAAGGCAATGGTAGATCTGGCCATCCAAAACATACCGCAGGCTGCTCTTCCGTGGGCTGGCGTTTGCATTGGATTGCAG ATTCTCTTGAACCCCGCAAAAGCGACAGCATCCAATCTATCTGGCATCACATATGTGATTTCCAGAATGGATTGGTATTGCGCCTTGACCGAGCATTTGCTGAAAAAGGACAGCATCAATATCGAGGATGGGAGTATTACGGATAGCGCGTGCAAAAATGTCCTACAACAACTAGAGGTCAAGGTTGTCAATCTGTACAAGTCTCTCCTTCTATATCAGATGAGAAGCGTCTGCTCCTACTACCGAAACCGAGGCTATAGTCTTCTTCGCGACCTCGTGAATTTGGATGACTGGGACGCCGACGTGAAGTCTATTCAAGCCGCCGAAAAATCTCTCCGAATGGATTCGGATCAGTACAACAAGCTGCGCGAGAAGGAGGTTCTGGGAGAGCTTGCCAAGAGGGCGGAAGGCATGCAGGGCTTGCTAGGCGACATTCACCAGACCCTCCAAGACTTTGTTGCTCTGCAGAAAACCATCCGTAGGGATGACATAGACGCAGCCTGCCAAAAAGATCTGCGCGTCGTCGACCCACAGCATGACATGGAGAGGATTGAGAGAAGCAAGGATGGGCTCATCGACGGTGCGTACAACTGGATCTTTCGAACCCGGGAATACACCGCATTCACAAACTGGTACGATGGCAGCCTTGAATCCTCACCAAGCCGACTGCTATGGATCAAGGGACACGTGGGTACGGGCAAGACTATGCTCATGATTGGCATCATTCGCGAGCTGTCCTGCCAGCCTGCCATTCTCGCACCCAGCCTCTCATACTTTTTCTGTCAAGGCAAGGACACGGCCTTGAATAACGCAACGGCCGTCCTGCGATCCTTGTTGTGGCTTCTGATCCTTCAACAGCCACATCTCGGCTCACATTTACGCCAAAGATACAACGAGTCGGGTGCGAATCTCTTCAAAGACCAAAATGCTTTCTACGCTCTATCAGAAGTGTTTCGTAATATGCTCCAAGATCCCGGTCTCTCACCAGCCCtcttcgccgtcgacggACTTGACGAGTGCGAGGAGGGGCAAAGTGACCTTGTTCAACTTATTTCAGCCTCCCTGACGCTGTCCGACAAGGTGAAATGGATCGTCACTAGTGATCCGGCGCTCGAGATCAAGGCTCCGGGCACGGCATGTTCCGCCGTCGAGCTCGATGCCGAAAGGCTAGACGCTCCCGTTCACGAATACATTACCCGCAAGCTCTCCAAGCTACGGACGCGAAAGGGGTATACCGACGCTGTCATGGCCAAGGTTTCGGACCAGCTCCACGAGCGAGCTGAAGACAGTTTTCTTTGGGTCGCCCTCGTCTTCAAAATGCTCGACTCGGAATACGGGTGGAACGCCACCCGGGTCCTTGAAAGGACACTTCCCGGGCTGCCGAACCTGTATGGGCAAATGATGGGCAAGATGGAGAAGGACACAATGGACCGACAGTGTTGCGAGAACGTCCTGGTCGCCACGTCTCTGGCCTATCGCCCGCTCTCCCTCCCCGAGCTTGGTGTTGTGGCCGGCGTCGAACCTGGGATTGACCTGCCGACCATTGTGGAGGAATGCGGCTCGTTTCTGATGACGAGAGATGACAAGgtcttcatcatccaccAGTCCGCCAAGGATTATGTGTTGGAATCATTCAAGGCTGGGCTTCAGTCTGCTGGAGATGTCCCGGGACATGCGAGCATTGCTCAACGCTCAATTGAAGCCATGTCCGTGGTGCTTCGTCGGAACATGTACGACCTCGACTACGGCTTGAAGCCAGACGATTTGAAACCACCCGAGCCAGACCCGCTGGCCCCGATAAGGTACTCGTGCACCTTCTGGGTAGACCACATTTTGAGCGCCTCGGGTCTCGAGTGTAGCAGAGAGTCAGTGTTGGAATTTCTCAAGGCACATTTCCTCCACTGGCTTGAAGCGTTGTCACTCATGGGGAGGCTCCCAGACGGGGTTTTGTCAGTGCGGAGGCTTCTGCACGCTGCACAG GAATCAGGGTCATGTTGCGAGCTTGCAGCGTTCTTGGAGGATGCTGAAAAGTTTGTCAGCAGCTACGGATCCATCATTGAACGAGCCCCGTTGCAGGCGTTTGGCTCTGCGCTCGTGTTTAGTCCCATGAAGAGTCTGGTCAGACAGGCGCATTGGCAAGAGAGGCTGCCGTTTATCCAGACAGTTGCTGGTGTCAGAAACCATTGGGACGCTCACAGGCAGATACTTGAAGGACATGGCTCCGAGGTCAAGGCTGTCGCATTTTCACCCGATGATAACACAATCGCCTCGGCTTCCAGCGACGGCACCGTCCGGCTCTGGGATGCAGCCACGGGAACATGCCGGCGGTCGCTCTCTGGACACTGTGGCAATGTCTGTGCCGTCGCCTTTTCACCTGATAGCAGCATGGTTGCCTCGGCTTCAAGCGACTGTAGCATCCGGTTGTGGGTTGCGGCCACCGGGGCATGCCGGTGTGCACTTGAGGGGCATAAATATTGGGTTAGCAGCGTAACCTTTTCTCCTGATGGCAAGACGATTGCTTCGGCTTCGGGAGATCATACAGTTCGGCTCTGGGATGCGGCCACGGGAGCGCATCAACAGACGCTAGAAGGCCATCGTCGCTCAGTTACTGCAGTTGCCTTCTCGCATGATGGCAAGTTGGTTGCCTCGGCTTCAGTTGACCGGACAGTCAGGCTCTGGAATGTGACCACGGGAGCGTACCAACAAACGCTCACAGGGCATACCCGCTCCATCAACGCAGTCACGTTCTCGCCTGATGATAGCATAGTCGCCTCGGCGTCCGGGGACTGTACCGTCCGACTCTGGGATGCTACCACGGGAGCGCATAAACAGACGCTCAAGGGACATGGTAGCTGGATTAATGCTGTTATTTTCTCGCTTGACGGCAAGTTGATCGCCTCGGCTTCACACGATTGTACTATCCGGCTCTGGGATGCTACTACGGGTGTGTTACGTGAGACACTCGACGGACATCATCGAGTGAACGGCGTTGCGCTCTCAGCTGATGGCAAGATTATCGCCTCCGCATCGGCCGACGGGACTGTCCGGCTGTGGGATATGGCTTCGCTGGCGTATAGACAGACACCCACAGGCCATACTCATTGCGTCAACGCAATCGACTTCTCATATGACGGTACGATGGTCGCCTCAGCTTCAGGTGACTGCACCGTTCGGCTCTGGGACGCCTCTACGGGAGAGTGCCGGCAAATACTCGAGGGGCACAATGGTTCTGTCAATACAGTTGCCTTCTGTCCATGTAGCAAAATGCTTGCATCAGCTTCTAGCGACCGCCGTGTCCGGCTGTGGAATGCTACTACGGGGAGTTGCGAGCAGATACTCCAGGGCCACATCAGTGATATTAAGGCTATTGCCTTTTCCCCTGATGGTTCTGTGGCTGCCTCAGCATCAGATGATTGTACTATTCGTCTGTGGAATGTAGCTACAGGGGCACACCAGCAAACCCTTGATGGGTATAGCGGTGAGGTCAAGGCTATCGCCTTTTCGCCCGACGGCAAAGTAATTGCGTTGAGATTGAGCGATGGCATTCCCTGGCTCTGGGACGTGGCCACTGGAGCGCAGTGGCAGCTCATCGAGGAGGGTGATTCGGCTCCCATGGCGCTGTCGCCCGACGGCAAGATATCCGCCTCGGCTTCAGACGATGGCAGTACCATCCGACTCTGGGACGAGGTTGCAGGAGCGCACCAACAGGTGTTCCTCGGGTCAGTAGAAAAGGGGCGTCCAAATCATGCTCCATGTGTTTGTGGGGAGTGGATAACTCTCAACGGTAGGAACCTGCTTTGGCTTGCTAAGGATTACAGGCCTACAAGTGTAGCTCTGCATGATGATATGATAGTTTTGGGCTATGATACCGGCGGGCTAACATTTTTGAAGTTGAATTTGGATTTGGACAACGGGTAG